One stretch of Serinicoccus hydrothermalis DNA includes these proteins:
- the gatC gene encoding Asp-tRNA(Asn)/Glu-tRNA(Gln) amidotransferase subunit GatC, whose translation MSNLSREDVAHVAMLARIQLEDAELDRFAGQLDQIVDWVGQVGEVASADVPPMSHPLPLTNVTRPDEVRPSLTREQALANAPQAQDDRFAVPRILDEE comes from the coding sequence ATGTCCAACCTCTCGCGCGAGGACGTCGCGCACGTCGCCATGCTGGCCCGGATCCAGCTCGAGGACGCCGAGCTCGACCGGTTCGCCGGCCAGCTCGACCAGATCGTCGACTGGGTGGGCCAGGTCGGCGAGGTGGCCTCGGCCGACGTGCCCCCGATGTCCCACCCGCTGCCGCTGACCAACGTGACGCGCCCGGACGAGGTGCGGCCCAGCCTGACCCGTGAGCAGGCCCTGGCCAACGCCCCGCAGGCGCAGGACGACCGCTTCGCGGTGCCGCGCATCCTGGACGAGGAGTGA
- a CDS encoding NADPH-dependent FMN reductase: MTDQTSPTTVLVLVGSLRVDSSNRRLAEAAIAQLPPGIDAHVSVLPALLPHYDQDLDGEDLPEAVTTFRTEVAAADALLVVTPEFNGSLPGVLKNAIDWASRPRGEAALEGMPVAVLGAAASPRAAQWAREDAVRVLTIAGARPLETTVGLGSSLAAFDGADLTDREVAEAVAATMRRLVSEPLAA; the protein is encoded by the coding sequence GTGACCGATCAGACTTCTCCCACCACCGTGCTCGTGCTCGTCGGCAGCCTGCGGGTCGACTCCTCCAACCGGCGTCTGGCCGAAGCGGCGATCGCCCAGCTGCCGCCGGGGATCGACGCGCACGTCAGCGTGCTGCCCGCCCTGCTGCCCCACTACGACCAGGACCTGGATGGCGAGGACCTGCCGGAAGCCGTGACGACCTTCCGTACCGAGGTGGCCGCCGCCGACGCCCTGCTGGTCGTCACGCCTGAGTTCAACGGCAGCCTGCCCGGCGTGCTCAAGAACGCCATCGACTGGGCCTCGCGCCCGCGTGGCGAGGCCGCGCTGGAGGGTATGCCCGTGGCCGTGCTCGGAGCCGCCGCCTCGCCGCGGGCGGCGCAGTGGGCGCGCGAGGACGCCGTGCGCGTGCTGACCATCGCCGGCGCCCGACCGCTGGAGACCACGGTCGGGCTGGGTTCCTCGCTCGCGGCCTTCGACGGCGCGGACCTCACCGACCGCGAGGTCGCGGAGGCGGTGGCGGCGACGATGCGCCGCCTGGTCAGCGAGCCGCTGGCGGCCTGA
- a CDS encoding DUF421 domain-containing protein encodes MNITLFWNGWTPIVHGALIATVGYLVLVLLLRVTGPRTMSKMTPLDFVIAVTLGSAFGRTITAQQVSLVQAVWVLLVLVALQWALAWARARSERVRGLVDHPPVVLYADGRPVQRALRRHRLVESDLHEAARSAGHGSLEQVHTVLLMREGSLGVVTYDNIGDASSIRPFTQRGHA; translated from the coding sequence ATGAACATCACCCTCTTCTGGAACGGCTGGACGCCCATCGTCCACGGCGCCCTCATCGCAACCGTCGGCTACCTCGTGCTGGTGCTCCTGCTGCGGGTCACCGGGCCGCGCACCATGTCGAAGATGACGCCGCTGGACTTCGTCATCGCCGTGACGCTCGGCTCCGCGTTCGGCCGCACCATCACCGCCCAGCAGGTCTCGCTCGTCCAGGCGGTCTGGGTGCTGCTCGTGCTCGTCGCGCTGCAGTGGGCCCTGGCCTGGGCCCGGGCGCGGTCGGAGCGGGTCCGGGGCCTGGTCGACCACCCGCCGGTGGTGCTGTATGCCGACGGCCGGCCGGTGCAGCGGGCGCTGCGGCGGCACCGCCTCGTCGAGTCCGACCTGCACGAGGCGGCGCGGAGTGCCGGGCACGGGTCGCTCGAGCAGGTGCACACCGTCCTGCTGATGCGCGAGGGCAGCCTCGGCGTCGTCACCTACGACAACATCGGGGACGCCTCGAGCATCCGCCCCTTCACCCAGCGCGGCCACGCCTGA
- a CDS encoding glutaredoxin domain-containing protein has protein sequence MTEQCSRADVVVYWRPGCGFCAMLKARLGKLRDRATWINIWDDEEAAAFVRSVNDGNEVVPTVVMDGIPHTNPNPGMVKERLKAA, from the coding sequence ATGACAGAGCAATGTTCCCGTGCGGACGTGGTCGTCTACTGGCGTCCCGGCTGCGGCTTCTGCGCGATGCTCAAGGCGCGGCTCGGGAAGCTGCGCGACCGCGCGACCTGGATCAACATCTGGGACGACGAGGAGGCCGCCGCCTTCGTCCGTAGCGTCAACGACGGCAACGAGGTCGTGCCGACCGTGGTGATGGACGGCATACCCCACACCAACCCGAACCCGGGCATGGTCAAGGAGCGGCTGAAGGCAGCCTGA
- a CDS encoding MFS transporter: protein MTDQPQGGYLDRHSPRGRAMLAAVTLGSGIAILDGSIVNVALRTIGESLSASLPQLQWVVGGYLLSLASLVLVAGALGDRIGRRRVYLIGMAWFMLASALCALAQDPGQLIAARLVQGVGAALLTPGALALIQASYAPGERAPAIGTWAGVSGIAAAIGPLIGGAIVDTTSWRWIFAINVPLCLAVIALAWWSAPESRDEESTGRFDLVGSALVVVTLGASTWALTTAAEAPTAALVLAWVVTAVAAATFLLWSRRASHPLVPLHLFGSRVFSAANAMTLLVYGALGAVMLFVVIQLQVTSGWSATASGLAGLPVTVALLLLSSRAAALADRVGPRIPMTVGPVVCGVGTVLMVGIGRDTGWTGVAPGMVVFALGLALLVSPLTAAVLAAVADRYAGLASGINNAVARTGSLLAVAALPALVGLSGDDYADPVAFTEGYRWAMLACTALLVGGGVISWFGLRPEVTGPPPAGAARGRRRHAGPSTPA, encoded by the coding sequence GTGACGGATCAGCCGCAGGGCGGATACCTCGACCGGCACTCCCCGCGCGGCCGGGCGATGCTCGCCGCGGTGACGCTGGGCTCCGGCATCGCGATCCTCGACGGGTCGATCGTCAACGTCGCGCTGCGCACCATCGGGGAGTCCCTGTCGGCGTCGCTGCCGCAGCTGCAGTGGGTGGTCGGCGGCTACCTGCTCTCGCTCGCCTCGCTCGTGCTCGTGGCCGGGGCGCTGGGCGACCGCATCGGCCGCCGGCGGGTCTACCTCATCGGGATGGCGTGGTTCATGCTCGCCTCCGCGCTGTGCGCCCTGGCCCAGGACCCGGGACAGCTCATCGCGGCCCGTCTCGTGCAGGGGGTGGGGGCGGCCCTGCTCACCCCGGGCGCGCTCGCGCTCATCCAGGCGAGCTACGCCCCCGGTGAGCGGGCGCCGGCGATCGGCACCTGGGCGGGGGTGTCCGGGATCGCCGCCGCGATCGGGCCGCTCATCGGTGGCGCGATCGTCGACACCACGAGCTGGCGCTGGATCTTCGCCATCAACGTGCCGCTGTGCCTGGCGGTCATCGCGCTGGCCTGGTGGTCGGCCCCCGAGAGCCGCGACGAGGAGTCGACCGGGCGCTTCGACCTGGTCGGCTCGGCGCTGGTCGTCGTGACCCTGGGCGCCTCCACCTGGGCGCTCACCACGGCCGCCGAGGCACCGACCGCCGCACTGGTGCTCGCCTGGGTGGTGACGGCGGTCGCGGCGGCCACCTTCCTGCTGTGGAGCCGGCGCGCGAGCCACCCGCTCGTGCCGCTGCACCTCTTCGGCTCGCGGGTCTTCTCCGCGGCCAACGCGATGACGCTGCTGGTCTACGGCGCGCTCGGGGCCGTCATGCTCTTCGTGGTCATCCAGCTCCAGGTCACGTCCGGGTGGTCGGCCACCGCCTCCGGGCTGGCGGGGCTGCCGGTGACGGTGGCGCTCCTCCTGCTCTCGAGCCGCGCCGCGGCGCTGGCCGACCGGGTCGGACCACGGATCCCCATGACCGTAGGGCCGGTCGTCTGCGGCGTGGGCACGGTGCTCATGGTGGGCATCGGGCGCGACACCGGGTGGACCGGCGTCGCGCCCGGCATGGTCGTCTTCGCCCTCGGCCTCGCCCTGCTCGTCTCCCCGCTGACCGCCGCGGTGCTCGCCGCCGTCGCGGACCGGTATGCCGGTCTGGCCAGCGGCATCAACAACGCCGTCGCGCGCACCGGCTCGCTGCTCGCCGTGGCCGCGCTGCCCGCGCTGGTCGGTCTGTCCGGCGACGACTACGCCGACCCCGTGGCCTTCACCGAGGGCTACCGGTGGGCGATGCTGGCGTGCACGGCCCTGCTCGTGGGCGGGGGCGTCATCAGCTGGTTCGGGCTGCGGCCCGAGGTCACCGGACCTCCACCCGCAGGTGCCGCTCGAGGCCGGAGAAGGCATGCCGGTCCCTCGACACCAGCGTGA
- the ligA gene encoding NAD-dependent DNA ligase LigA, which yields MTDTSPSTRPDGPAEQPEPPEDVRRRAGELAEEIRSHQFAYYVRDAPTVSDGEFDRLLRELEALEEEHPALRTPESPTQRVGGTFSTEFTAVDHRERMLSLDNAFSPEELDEWFDRVEREAGGAEVHYLCELKIDGLAVNLLYEDGLLTQALTRGDGRTGEDVTLNVRTIEGVPHRLTPPEHQGEGEDIPIPALVEIRGEVFFPLEGFAELNASLVEAGKAPFANPRNSAAGSLRQKDPRVSARRPLRMLVHGIGARTGFDITKQSQAYAVLKAWGLPVSERAQVVDTPAEVHEIVRYYGEHRHDVEHELDGVVVKVDEVAVQRQLGTTSRAPRWAIAYKYPPEEVTTKLLDIRVDVGRTGRITPYGVMEPVLLAGSTVERATLHNQYEVRRKGVLVGDTVVLRKAGDVIPEILGPVADLRDGTETEFVMPTHCPSCGTELAEQKEGDKDIRCPNSKECPAQLRERLFSLAGRGAFDIEALGGEGVGALLDAGVIEGEATLFSLTAQDIARVPLYTRAAKKTDPPEAVVDGRVLSANGQKLVDNLQQVKEQPLWRVLVALSIRHVGPTAARALATEFGSMEAIRAASAEELAATEGVGQIIADSVTEWFTLDWHREIVERWAADGVRMADERDASIERTLEGMTVVVTGSLEGFSRDESKEAIITRGGKASGSVSKKTDYVVVGANAGSKADKAQELRVPVLDEEQFVRLLETGSI from the coding sequence GCAGCCACCAGTTCGCCTACTACGTCCGCGACGCGCCCACCGTCAGCGACGGCGAGTTCGACCGGTTGCTGCGGGAGCTGGAGGCACTGGAGGAGGAGCACCCGGCGCTGCGGACCCCCGAGAGCCCGACCCAGCGGGTCGGCGGCACCTTCTCCACCGAGTTCACCGCGGTCGACCACCGCGAGCGCATGCTCAGCCTCGACAACGCCTTCTCCCCGGAGGAGCTGGACGAGTGGTTCGACCGGGTCGAGCGAGAGGCGGGAGGGGCGGAGGTCCACTACCTCTGCGAGCTCAAGATCGACGGCCTCGCGGTCAACCTGCTCTACGAGGACGGCCTGCTCACCCAGGCGCTCACCCGCGGCGACGGGCGCACGGGGGAGGACGTCACGCTCAACGTCCGCACCATCGAGGGGGTCCCGCACCGGCTCACCCCGCCGGAGCACCAGGGCGAGGGCGAGGACATACCCATCCCCGCCCTGGTCGAGATCCGCGGCGAGGTCTTCTTCCCGCTCGAGGGCTTCGCCGAGCTCAACGCCTCCCTCGTCGAGGCGGGCAAGGCCCCCTTCGCCAACCCGCGCAACTCGGCGGCCGGGTCGCTGCGGCAGAAGGACCCGCGCGTGTCCGCCCGGCGCCCGCTGCGGATGCTCGTGCACGGGATCGGCGCCCGGACCGGTTTCGACATCACCAAGCAGTCGCAGGCGTATGCCGTGCTCAAGGCGTGGGGTCTGCCCGTCAGCGAGCGGGCCCAGGTCGTCGACACGCCCGCCGAGGTGCACGAGATCGTCCGCTACTACGGAGAGCACCGGCACGACGTCGAGCACGAGCTGGACGGCGTGGTCGTGAAGGTGGACGAGGTCGCGGTGCAGCGCCAGCTCGGGACGACCTCGCGGGCGCCACGGTGGGCGATCGCCTACAAGTACCCGCCCGAGGAGGTCACCACCAAGCTGCTCGACATCCGGGTCGACGTGGGGCGCACCGGGCGCATCACCCCTTACGGCGTCATGGAGCCGGTGCTCCTGGCCGGGTCCACGGTGGAGCGTGCCACGCTGCACAACCAGTACGAGGTCCGGCGCAAGGGGGTGCTCGTCGGCGACACCGTCGTGCTGCGCAAGGCCGGCGACGTCATCCCCGAGATCCTCGGCCCGGTCGCCGACCTGCGCGACGGCACCGAGACCGAGTTCGTCATGCCCACGCACTGCCCGTCCTGCGGCACCGAGCTGGCCGAGCAGAAGGAGGGCGACAAGGACATCCGCTGCCCCAACAGCAAGGAGTGCCCGGCCCAGCTGCGCGAGCGGCTCTTCAGCCTCGCCGGCCGGGGAGCCTTCGACATCGAGGCGCTCGGGGGCGAGGGGGTGGGCGCCCTGCTCGACGCCGGGGTGATCGAGGGCGAGGCCACGCTGTTCTCCCTCACCGCGCAGGACATCGCGCGCGTCCCCCTCTACACCCGCGCCGCGAAGAAGACCGACCCGCCGGAGGCCGTCGTGGACGGGCGGGTGCTCTCGGCCAACGGCCAGAAGCTCGTCGACAACCTGCAGCAGGTCAAGGAGCAGCCGCTGTGGCGGGTGCTGGTCGCGCTGTCGATCCGGCACGTCGGCCCGACCGCGGCCCGGGCGCTCGCGACCGAGTTCGGTTCGATGGAGGCGATCCGCGCGGCCTCCGCGGAGGAGCTGGCGGCGACCGAGGGGGTCGGGCAGATCATCGCCGACTCGGTGACGGAGTGGTTCACGCTCGACTGGCACCGCGAGATCGTGGAGCGCTGGGCCGCCGACGGCGTGCGGATGGCGGACGAGCGCGACGCCTCCATCGAGCGCACCCTGGAGGGGATGACCGTGGTCGTCACCGGCTCGCTCGAGGGCTTCTCCCGCGACGAGTCCAAGGAGGCGATCATCACCCGCGGCGGCAAGGCGTCCGGCTCGGTGAGCAAGAAGACCGACTACGTCGTCGTCGGCGCCAACGCCGGGTCGAAGGCGGACAAGGCGCAGGAGCTGCGCGTGCCGGTGCTCGACGAGGAACAGTTCGTGAGGCTGCTGGAGACCGGCTCGATCTAG